The following proteins are co-located in the Dyadobacter chenwenxiniae genome:
- a CDS encoding glycerol-3-phosphate dehydrogenase/oxidase yields the protein MNRNASLDKLRSEEFDICIIGAGASGAGCALDAILRGYKVAIIDKKDFASETSSRSTKLIHGGVRYLEQAFKKLDFAQLKQVRHGLEERHTVLKNAPHLARPLALMTPVSSWIEGLYFKIGLQLYDTFATNDSLPKSKWLSKKEVLAKIPTLNKKKLHSGVLYYDGQLDDARYCLALVQSASEAGAAAANYLDVTGFTKNDSGKLVGVQVKDMQLGSEFIIKSKLVINCTGPFSDKIRLLANPALPERLRPSKGVHVVLPYETLNSEYAMLIPKTSDGRVVFAIPFEGAMMIGTTDTESDSIDSEATLNESEKKYLVDTLNPFLANPINITTLKAGFGGLRPLLAADPSKSTKSLVRDHEVEVDPSSGLVSLLGGKWTTYRLMAKDTIDEADAILFKRNECLTANYVLAGGENYDSSLSEKLIPKYALPADVAIHLVRKYGSRAISVADLTEQDISLKERLSDSYPYIKAEVVYAVRNEMVITPRDFLARRVRLEITDWQETLNCLPVVASLMARELGWDESETQRHIDDYGLQLKQFITDAGA from the coding sequence ATGAATCGTAACGCATCGCTGGATAAATTAAGAAGTGAAGAGTTTGATATTTGTATCATTGGAGCGGGGGCAAGCGGGGCAGGTTGTGCGTTGGATGCCATTTTACGCGGATATAAAGTCGCTATCATTGATAAGAAAGATTTCGCTTCTGAAACCTCGTCCCGTTCCACCAAGCTGATACACGGCGGCGTGCGTTACCTGGAACAGGCCTTCAAAAAATTAGATTTTGCGCAGCTCAAACAAGTCCGCCACGGCTTGGAAGAGCGGCATACTGTTCTCAAAAACGCACCACACCTGGCGCGTCCGCTCGCGCTGATGACGCCGGTAAGTTCCTGGATTGAAGGGTTGTATTTCAAAATAGGATTGCAGCTCTACGATACATTTGCGACCAACGATTCACTTCCGAAAAGCAAATGGCTTTCCAAAAAGGAAGTTTTGGCTAAAATCCCGACGCTGAACAAAAAAAAGCTCCATAGTGGCGTGCTGTATTACGATGGGCAGCTGGACGACGCACGTTATTGTCTGGCACTGGTGCAATCGGCCTCGGAGGCGGGCGCCGCTGCTGCGAATTATCTCGATGTGACCGGTTTTACTAAAAATGACTCAGGGAAACTGGTTGGTGTTCAGGTGAAGGACATGCAGCTGGGATCTGAATTCATTATTAAATCGAAGCTGGTTATTAATTGCACGGGGCCGTTTTCAGACAAAATCCGGTTGCTGGCTAACCCTGCGTTGCCTGAGCGGCTTCGTCCTAGTAAGGGCGTTCATGTTGTACTGCCTTATGAGACGTTAAATAGTGAATATGCAATGCTTATTCCCAAAACCTCCGATGGCCGGGTGGTTTTTGCCATTCCTTTTGAGGGGGCAATGATGATCGGGACAACGGATACTGAATCGGATAGCATTGATTCTGAGGCTACTTTAAATGAGTCCGAGAAAAAATATCTTGTTGACACGCTAAATCCGTTTTTAGCAAATCCGATCAACATTACAACATTAAAAGCCGGTTTTGGCGGGTTGAGGCCCTTGCTTGCCGCAGATCCGTCCAAGTCAACAAAAAGCTTGGTAAGAGATCATGAGGTGGAGGTGGACCCGTCCAGCGGGCTGGTGAGTTTGCTGGGTGGGAAATGGACAACTTACCGTCTGATGGCGAAAGATACGATTGACGAGGCAGATGCCATTCTATTTAAACGAAATGAATGTTTGACTGCAAACTACGTGCTGGCTGGCGGCGAAAACTACGACTCTTCTTTATCTGAAAAACTGATTCCAAAATATGCATTGCCTGCCGATGTTGCAATACATCTGGTCAGAAAATATGGGTCGCGGGCTATATCGGTGGCAGATCTGACGGAACAAGACATTAGTTTAAAAGAGCGTTTAAGCGATTCTTATCCTTACATTAAGGCAGAGGTTGTCTATGCCGTTCGAAATGAAATGGTTATCACACCCCGGGACTTCCTGGCAAGACGGGTCAGGTTGGAAATTACAGATTGGCAGGAAACCTTAAATTGTCTGCCTGTTGTTGCTAGTCTGATGGCACGGGAATTGGGTTGGGATGAAAGTGAAACGCAGCGGCACATTGATGACTATGGCCTGCAACTCAAACAATTTATCACCGACGCCGGAGCCTAG
- a CDS encoding glycosyltransferase family 9 protein has protein sequence MTLKSFIALWTHRYHKYSHISKAHLLGYQAWLHFKGVKSKLRKDQKLIAIIRTEHFGDIVAAEPISRYVRSLHLNAHIVWFVKPSFAELVAHNPSIDEVFKEFCVTERKTLLDTGVFDEVIQLQFTNNNHCPKCQVFINNPVATRRNINIFNYFNFGNLLEVFAQTGDLIPEKAAFPADDRPRLYLQESHRQKVDSLHLKEPFIVLHCQSNYAPKDWPAEKWEQLVQWLAGNYPYQIVEIGLKSNLSVTAKSYRNLCGQLSILETAEVIRRASYFIGLDSGPSHLGNASGTFGMILMGSLNDFPEYNPYSGGYGRQENAIFVRQKGLPCSQLSFDFVKDKVAGVIQLP, from the coding sequence ATGACTTTAAAAAGCTTTATAGCGCTCTGGACTCATCGTTATCATAAATATTCGCACATTAGCAAAGCCCATCTTCTTGGTTATCAGGCTTGGTTACATTTCAAAGGCGTAAAAAGTAAATTAAGGAAGGATCAAAAGCTAATCGCGATCATCCGCACGGAACATTTTGGGGACATCGTGGCAGCAGAACCGATCTCGCGTTATGTGCGCTCCCTGCACCTTAATGCGCACATTGTTTGGTTTGTTAAACCTTCGTTCGCTGAACTGGTTGCGCATAATCCTTCTATCGACGAGGTCTTTAAGGAATTTTGTGTGACAGAACGGAAGACGTTGCTGGATACGGGCGTTTTTGATGAGGTTATCCAGCTGCAATTCACCAACAATAACCATTGCCCCAAATGCCAGGTTTTTATTAATAATCCGGTTGCAACGCGGCGTAACATCAACATTTTCAATTATTTCAATTTTGGAAATTTGCTGGAAGTTTTCGCTCAGACAGGCGATCTGATTCCTGAAAAAGCTGCATTTCCTGCGGATGACCGTCCCCGACTTTATTTGCAGGAAAGTCACCGTCAAAAAGTGGATTCTTTGCATTTAAAAGAACCATTTATCGTGCTGCATTGCCAGTCCAATTACGCGCCGAAAGACTGGCCTGCCGAAAAATGGGAGCAGCTGGTGCAATGGCTGGCGGGTAATTATCCTTATCAGATCGTCGAAATTGGCCTGAAAAGCAATCTTTCGGTAACTGCGAAATCGTATCGCAACCTATGCGGTCAGCTGAGCATTTTGGAAACAGCCGAGGTAATCCGCCGTGCTTCCTATTTTATCGGATTGGACAGCGGTCCTTCGCATTTGGGCAATGCTTCGGGCACATTCGGAATGATTTTAATGGGTTCGCTGAATGATTTTCCAGAGTATAATCCCTATTCAGGAGGTTATGGAAGGCAGGAGAATGCGATTTTTGTACGTCAGAAAGGCCTTCCGTGCTCGCAGCTTTCGTTTGATTTTGTAAAGGACAAAGTCGCTGGCGTTATCCAGCTACCTTGA
- the rpsR gene encoding 30S ribosomal protein S18: MSLVNEPVEKNNNRKKYCRFKKAGIKYIDYKNPDFLLKLVNEQGKILPRRLTGTSLKYQRKVSQAIKRARHLALLPFVADQLK, encoded by the coding sequence ATGTCACTAGTAAACGAACCGGTTGAAAAAAACAATAACCGTAAGAAATATTGCCGTTTTAAGAAAGCAGGCATTAAATATATCGACTACAAGAATCCTGATTTCTTATTGAAACTGGTGAATGAGCAAGGTAAGATCTTGCCACGCCGCCTTACAGGAACGAGCTTGAAATATCAACGCAAAGTTTCTCAGGCAATTAAAAGAGCGCGTCACTTGGCTTTATTGCCTTTTGTTGCTGATCAATTGAAATAA
- a CDS encoding YggS family pyridoxal phosphate-dependent enzyme, translating into MPSIAENIGQIEKGLKQETRLIAVTKTKPVEVLLEAYQAGCKRFGENKVQEMTAKHEALPKDIEWHMIGHLQTNKVKYMAPYVTLVHSVDSFKLLKEINKEAAKNERVIDCLLQIFIAQEETKFGLSEEEAVEILTTPALKTLKNVRILGLMGMASNTADEQAVRNEFRGLKSLFESFKKYNSEQISMQELSMGMSADYSIAMEEGSTLVRVGSYIFGSR; encoded by the coding sequence ATGCCGTCAATTGCTGAAAATATTGGACAAATAGAAAAAGGATTAAAACAGGAAACCCGTTTGATTGCGGTAACAAAAACCAAGCCCGTAGAAGTTCTCCTGGAAGCTTATCAGGCTGGCTGCAAGCGTTTTGGCGAGAACAAGGTGCAGGAGATGACAGCCAAACATGAGGCGCTTCCCAAGGACATCGAATGGCACATGATCGGCCATTTGCAGACCAATAAGGTCAAATATATGGCACCGTATGTTACACTGGTGCATTCTGTTGACAGTTTCAAATTATTAAAGGAGATCAATAAAGAAGCTGCGAAAAATGAACGCGTAATCGATTGCCTGCTGCAAATTTTCATCGCGCAGGAAGAGACAAAATTTGGATTGTCGGAAGAAGAAGCTGTTGAAATACTGACCACCCCGGCATTGAAAACATTGAAGAATGTGCGCATATTGGGGTTGATGGGAATGGCGTCGAATACGGCAGATGAGCAGGCGGTCAGGAATGAATTCCGGGGGTTGAAGTCTTTGTTCGAATCATTCAAAAAATACAATAGCGAGCAGATCAGCATGCAGGAGCTTTCCATGGGTATGAGCGCGGACTACTCGATCGCGATGGAGGAAGGCAGCACGCTTGTGCGGGTTGGAAGCTATATTTTCGGGTCAAGGTAG
- the rpsF gene encoding 30S ribosomal protein S6: MSKQYETVFILTPILSEAQAKDAVEKFTTIITANGGSIVHEENWGLRKLAYPIQKKNSGFYHVVEYTANEGNVVDVLETEFRRDERILRFMTIALDKHSIAYNEKKRKGLVGRKREESTESKTENA, encoded by the coding sequence ATGTCTAAGCAATATGAAACGGTGTTCATTCTAACTCCCATTTTGTCTGAGGCCCAGGCAAAGGACGCCGTTGAAAAATTCACGACAATCATCACCGCAAATGGTGGATCGATTGTACATGAAGAAAATTGGGGATTGCGCAAGCTGGCCTACCCCATCCAAAAGAAAAACTCAGGTTTCTATCATGTTGTAGAATACACAGCAAATGAAGGAAACGTGGTTGACGTTTTGGAAACCGAATTCCGTCGTGACGAGCGCATTTTGCGTTTTATGACCATCGCCCTGGATAAGCATTCCATTGCTTACAACGAGAAAAAACGCAAGGGTCTGGTTGGAAGAAAAAGAGAAGAATCAACTGAGTCTAAAACCGAAAACGCATAA
- the lysM gene encoding peptidoglycan-binding protein LysM: MGLLSFLKGVGEKVFKKEDVAAVPAPEAEPLRASALLAHVKALGLAYNNLTVKTSGDTVTIEGEVSNQEDAEKIALAVGNVEGVQVVDNRLKVATPAPEATYHTVEKGDTLSKIAKEVYGDMMKYPIIFEANKPMLTHPDKIYPGQVLRIPAQ, translated from the coding sequence ATGGGCTTACTATCGTTTTTAAAGGGCGTAGGGGAAAAAGTATTTAAAAAAGAAGATGTAGCTGCCGTTCCGGCACCTGAGGCAGAACCATTGCGTGCCAGCGCGCTGCTGGCGCACGTTAAAGCGCTCGGACTTGCGTATAACAATCTGACGGTTAAGACTTCAGGCGATACAGTGACCATTGAAGGTGAAGTGTCCAATCAGGAAGACGCCGAGAAAATAGCGCTTGCCGTAGGTAACGTAGAAGGCGTACAAGTCGTAGACAACCGCCTGAAAGTGGCAACTCCAGCACCGGAAGCAACTTACCACACTGTGGAAAAAGGCGACACGCTTTCAAAAATAGCAAAAGAAGTCTATGGCGATATGATGAAGTATCCCATCATTTTCGAAGCGAACAAGCCAATGCTTACTCATCCGGACAAGATTTATCCAGGCCAGGTTTTACGGATTCCAGCACAGTGA
- the mrdA gene encoding penicillin-binding protein 2: MLESRRFVIIGFFALVGLIYLLRLFYLQVLDESYSIESSSNSIKRVIEIPFRGQIYDRTGKLIVYNTPVYDLLVTPYKARVDDTLRFCQVLGIERRDFDSLMNAASAYSRVKPSLFLRQLSKEDFASIQDIMVDYSGFEFAKSSLRTYTAPTLANTLGYVSEITRGQLEKQEEPYYRQSDYIGQSGIEKIYENELRGKRGTKFVMQNVSGVYKGPWKGGELDTMAVAGANLYSGIDLEVQQYADSLMVNKVGSVVAIEPKTGQIISMVSAPTYDPNILASRYFSKNYAALARNPYKPLFNRPVMASYRPGSTFKLIQALIGLQEGVITPESGFTHANCPVGCHNHPATGTVALGVMHSCNPYFYNVFRRIIYKNNIQNTFKASAVGLDAWHDAISKFGIGQRLGIDLPSEYKGNLPNKKYYDRFYGEYRWKFSNIYSLSIGEGELLITPLKMANVAAIIANKGYFYTPHVIHGIGDAKKVNPDFLVRHDTGVESHNFDPVIEGMIGAVEGGTARRSRVEGITIAGKTGTSQNKRGDDHSIFIAFAPVENPKIAIAVFVENAGAGGSAAAPIANLIIEKYLTRKITNKALEERMFKADLMSKVILPGQKKPISADSLKKKLISADSLKKKAVSKPVTPPEKQ; encoded by the coding sequence ATGCTTGAAAGTCGTCGCTTTGTCATCATTGGTTTTTTTGCTTTAGTAGGTTTAATCTACTTATTACGACTTTTCTACTTGCAGGTTCTGGACGAAAGTTACTCCATCGAATCGTCCAGCAACTCCATTAAGCGTGTCATAGAAATCCCGTTTCGCGGGCAGATCTACGACCGCACCGGAAAGCTCATCGTTTATAATACACCCGTTTACGATTTATTGGTTACGCCTTACAAAGCGCGTGTGGATGATACGCTTCGTTTTTGCCAGGTTTTGGGTATTGAGCGCCGCGATTTTGACAGCTTAATGAACGCAGCGAGTGCATACAGCCGCGTAAAGCCATCCTTATTTCTCCGCCAGCTGTCCAAAGAGGATTTTGCCTCTATCCAGGACATTATGGTGGATTACTCGGGTTTTGAGTTTGCCAAAAGCTCCCTGCGCACATATACGGCGCCCACGCTCGCGAATACGCTCGGTTATGTGAGCGAGATTACAAGAGGTCAGCTGGAAAAGCAGGAAGAGCCTTATTACCGCCAGAGCGACTATATTGGCCAGAGCGGGATTGAAAAAATATATGAAAATGAACTGCGCGGGAAGCGCGGGACTAAGTTTGTCATGCAGAATGTGAGCGGCGTTTACAAAGGCCCCTGGAAAGGCGGTGAGTTGGATACAATGGCCGTTGCAGGTGCGAACCTTTATTCCGGAATTGACCTGGAAGTGCAGCAATATGCGGATAGTCTGATGGTTAATAAAGTGGGCAGCGTGGTGGCCATTGAGCCGAAAACGGGCCAGATCATTTCCATGGTTTCTGCACCCACTTATGATCCCAACATTCTGGCCAGTCGATATTTCTCCAAAAACTATGCTGCCCTGGCGCGAAATCCTTATAAGCCGCTCTTTAACAGACCGGTTATGGCGAGTTACAGGCCGGGATCTACATTTAAATTGATACAAGCTTTAATTGGTTTGCAGGAGGGCGTGATTACGCCGGAAAGCGGTTTTACGCATGCAAATTGTCCGGTTGGATGCCACAATCACCCGGCCACTGGAACCGTGGCTTTGGGGGTTATGCACTCGTGCAACCCGTATTTTTACAATGTTTTCAGGCGGATCATTTATAAAAACAACATTCAAAATACGTTCAAAGCTTCTGCGGTGGGTCTGGACGCGTGGCATGATGCGATCAGTAAATTCGGGATTGGACAAAGGTTGGGAATTGACCTACCGAGTGAATACAAAGGGAATTTGCCTAATAAAAAATACTATGACCGCTTCTATGGCGAATATCGCTGGAAGTTCTCCAACATTTATTCGCTAAGCATCGGCGAAGGCGAGTTGTTGATCACGCCGCTCAAAATGGCAAATGTGGCTGCGATCATTGCAAACAAAGGTTATTTCTACACGCCACACGTAATCCACGGTATTGGTGACGCCAAGAAAGTGAATCCCGATTTTTTGGTAAGGCACGACACAGGAGTCGAATCGCACAATTTTGATCCTGTTATTGAGGGAATGATCGGTGCGGTGGAAGGCGGAACGGCCCGCAGGTCGCGCGTGGAAGGCATTACCATTGCCGGAAAAACGGGAACTTCGCAGAACAAACGCGGGGACGACCATTCGATCTTCATCGCCTTCGCACCGGTTGAAAATCCCAAAATCGCTATTGCTGTTTTTGTAGAAAACGCAGGGGCAGGAGGCTCGGCCGCTGCCCCGATTGCCAACTTGATCATTGAAAAATATTTAACCAGAAAGATTACCAATAAGGCATTGGAAGAGCGGATGTTCAAGGCAGATTTGATGAGCAAAGTGATCTTGCCTGGACAGAAAAAGCCGATCTCCGCGGACTCGTTGAAGAAAAAGCTAATTTCTGCGGATTCATTGAAGAAAAAAGCGGTTTCGAAGCCGGTAACCCCACCTGAAAAACAATAA
- the rplI gene encoding 50S ribosomal protein L9, with translation MEIILITDIAGVGYKNDIVTVKAGYGRNYLIPQGYALLANASNRKIVTENVRQAAHKAEKLKKDAEDIAAAIGDLTIDIKTVVGESGRIFGRVTNTQVSDILKAKGFNIDRKKITLDDVKSIGTYSATIDLHKEVKHKIALNVIAQED, from the coding sequence ATGGAAATCATACTAATAACTGATATAGCAGGTGTAGGTTATAAGAACGACATCGTGACTGTGAAAGCAGGTTACGGTCGTAATTACCTTATCCCTCAGGGTTATGCATTATTGGCTAACGCCTCTAACCGCAAAATCGTTACTGAAAACGTTCGCCAGGCTGCACACAAAGCTGAAAAGCTTAAAAAAGATGCGGAAGATATCGCAGCAGCCATCGGTGATCTTACAATTGATATCAAAACAGTGGTTGGAGAAAGCGGCCGTATCTTCGGACGTGTTACCAATACACAGGTTTCTGATATTCTTAAAGCAAAAGGTTTCAACATCGATCGCAAGAAAATTACTTTGGACGACGTAAAATCCATCGGAACTTACTCTGCAACAATCGATTTGCACAAAGAAGTGAAACACAAAATCGCGCTGAACGTTATCGCGCAGGAAGATTAA
- the rodA gene encoding rod shape-determining protein RodA: protein MAENKPITKNVDWMVVLIYIACLGIGWVNIYAAVYNPEVNMSMFDLGNNAGKQLMWIGTAALLIICILVIDYKFYETFSFIIYAVIVFLLVVVLFAGSNINGSRSWIKFGAFSLQPAEFSKLAISLAISKYLSDPAISLTRKLKDYYPIMGIIALPAFLILLSNETGSMLVFASFAIVLYREGMPGFIPAIGMVTAALLIITLLFVKWYIAGVIIVIAGLAIWLMPVMTRRRGGLWATIIIAFVMIGIVFGVDFFMNNVLQKHQRGRIMVLLDPDSDPRGIGWNVIQSKIAIGSGGFAGKGFLQGTQTKFDFVPEQSTDFIFCTVGEEHGFIGSAIVVVLFVSLIARLVVLAERQRSRFARVYGYCVAGIIFFHFMVNIGMTIGLMPVIGIPLPFFSYGGSSLWSFSILLFVFLKIDAQRPFTLSRG from the coding sequence ATGGCGGAAAATAAGCCCATAACAAAGAATGTAGACTGGATGGTGGTGCTCATTTACATCGCCTGTCTGGGGATTGGCTGGGTGAATATTTACGCTGCCGTTTACAACCCTGAAGTGAATATGAGCATGTTCGATTTGGGGAACAATGCCGGGAAGCAGCTGATGTGGATTGGAACAGCCGCTTTACTGATCATTTGCATCCTTGTGATTGATTATAAATTCTATGAGACCTTTTCCTTCATCATATATGCGGTCATTGTTTTCTTGCTGGTCGTCGTTTTATTCGCGGGATCGAACATTAATGGATCACGCTCGTGGATCAAGTTTGGGGCGTTTTCGTTGCAACCTGCGGAGTTTTCAAAGCTGGCAATCAGTCTCGCCATTTCCAAATATCTGAGTGATCCTGCAATCAGTCTTACGCGCAAGCTCAAAGATTATTATCCCATTATGGGGATCATTGCATTGCCCGCATTTCTCATTCTTTTATCCAACGAAACGGGTTCAATGCTCGTTTTTGCTTCATTTGCGATTGTGCTTTACCGCGAAGGAATGCCTGGATTTATTCCGGCAATCGGCATGGTAACGGCTGCTTTGCTGATCATTACATTGCTTTTTGTGAAGTGGTATATTGCCGGTGTGATCATTGTCATTGCGGGTCTGGCGATCTGGCTGATGCCCGTTATGACGCGTAGGCGGGGCGGACTTTGGGCAACGATCATTATTGCATTTGTGATGATCGGGATTGTGTTCGGGGTGGACTTTTTTATGAATAATGTGCTTCAAAAACACCAGAGGGGCCGTATTATGGTGCTTTTGGATCCTGATTCCGATCCGCGCGGAATTGGCTGGAATGTGATCCAGTCCAAGATTGCGATCGGCTCAGGCGGATTTGCAGGGAAGGGATTTTTGCAGGGGACGCAGACTAAATTTGATTTCGTGCCCGAACAAAGCACCGACTTTATATTTTGCACCGTAGGAGAGGAGCATGGTTTTATCGGCTCCGCTATCGTGGTTGTGCTCTTCGTTTCCCTGATAGCCAGGCTCGTTGTGCTCGCAGAACGACAGCGAAGCCGGTTTGCGCGGGTTTACGGTTACTGCGTAGCCGGAATTATCTTTTTCCACTTCATGGTCAACATTGGCATGACCATCGGTTTAATGCCCGTGATCGGGATTCCATTGCCATTTTTCAGTTACGGAGGTTCGTCCCTCTGGTCTTTTTCGATCTTGCTTTTCGTTTTCCTAAAAATCGACGCCCAGCGACCGTTTACGTTGTCGAGGGGCTGA
- a CDS encoding DUF423 domain-containing protein — translation MKFMIQAGGILGALAVALGAFGAHALKGMLEASGRSDTFETAVKYQFYHAIAMVLVGLLMQRAGTDAIKLLGWSGNAFAIGVIIFSGSLYAICFTGITKFGATAPIGGLALIAGWVLLILAAGKV, via the coding sequence ATGAAATTCATGATTCAGGCCGGTGGGATTTTGGGTGCGCTAGCCGTGGCGTTAGGCGCGTTCGGTGCACATGCATTGAAAGGAATGCTGGAAGCTTCCGGCCGGAGCGACACTTTTGAAACAGCTGTAAAATATCAGTTTTACCACGCCATAGCCATGGTTTTGGTAGGATTGCTCATGCAACGCGCCGGCACGGACGCCATTAAATTACTGGGTTGGTCAGGCAATGCATTTGCGATCGGTGTGATCATTTTTTCAGGTTCACTTTACGCCATTTGCTTTACCGGCATCACAAAATTCGGCGCAACGGCACCTATTGGCGGATTGGCACTAATCGCCGGATGGGTTTTGCTGATTCTGGCAGCTGGGAAGGTTTAA